The stretch of DNA TAACGAAGAAACTCTTGAACCAAGTTGCTATCTCAACAAATTACCGCAAAAATTTCATCCTCAGACTAGAATCTTAATTCTTGAACCAATGTTAGCTACTGGCGGTTCAATTATGATGGCAATGGAAATTTTAACCCAACGCGGTATAGATCCTACTCTGGTTAGAATTGTTTCTGTAGTAGCTGCGCCACCAGCTTTAAAAAAATTAAGTGAACATTATCCCAGTCTGAATATTTATACCGCTATTATTGATGAAGGTCTGAATAATCGTGGTTATATTGTCCCTGGTTTAGGAGATGCAGGCGATCGCGCTTTTGGAACTTAACTGAACTAAATAAAGCTATTCTAAAAATAAAAGTTGAAGAGTTTCGTTATTTTAATTACTTACACAACAAAACTATTGAATCTGCGCAAACAAAGAGGTGAGCAAAAATTATGAGTCAAAAAGATAATTTCGGTGGCGGTTTTCTTTTGGGGGCAATTGTTGGTGGTGCGCTTGGTGGTGTACTTGGCACTTTGTTAGCTTCTCGTAGTGAAAATTTTCAAAGAGCTTCAGGAGAAAAAGATGTTTTGGCAGGAAGTAAACAACCCAAATTTACCACTGAAGAAAGCATCGAACAATCTCGGCGTAGTCTAGAAGATAAAATTGCTCAATTAAATTTGGCAATTGATGATGTACGCCATCAATTAGGAGCAGTTAATGGTAACTTTTCTGAAGAATAACAGCATCAGTCAACTAAATTAAATTTGTTTGACATTATTGCTATTATTCAATTCAGCCTGGTTAAATTCTGGGATGAGTTAGCTGCTAGGTCATAGAAATCTATCAGGTTTATTATTTAAGTTTGCTTCAATGCTAATGCTTAAGTCTCCGTATTTGGTAACGCACGTATTTGTTCTGGTAAAGGTTCGGCATTACTACTAAAAGGAGAGTAATAAGCAATCACCAACAAAGGTAAGATCAGGGTCATAACAGCAACAACTGTACCTAATATCCCCGCCCATCTGTGATGAGGAGATTCAGAGTTATTAGGCGCTCGCTCGCTAGCATCCATAAAATAATTTTTTTTAACTGAATTCGATTTCGTAAATAACAAAGAAGATTAGCTAGTCTAAACTCTTTGACTACCATTCTAGCTACTTATTTAATTAATGGTGGTATTTTTTAAAACCAAAACAGATAATTATTTGGATTAATCTTTATTACTCAAGCTGGTTTCCCTTTTTCTGTACTGACAAAAAACCGCTCCAGAAAAGTTGACAGCGTTCAGCAAAAATGATGATAATAATAGTTTGTGTAAACTTTAGCTTAAATAAAACCCTTGGCTAATGTTATAGTAATCGGAGCCCAATGGGGTGACGAAGGAAAAGGAAAAATAACCGATTTATTAAGTCGTTCAGCAGATGTCGTAGTACGTTCTCAAGGAGGTGTCAATGCTGGACACACAGTTGTAGTTCAAGGACAAACCTTCAAACTACATCTGATTCCCTCTGGCATTTTATACCCTAAGACAGAATGTATCATCGGTTCGGGGACAGTAATTGACCCGCAAGTGTTGATCGCTGAAATGGATCAGTTGCAAGCTCTAGGAGTTTCCTTTGACAATCTGTTTATTTCTCAAACTGCTCATGTAACCATGCCTTATCATCGTTTGATTGATTGTGCATCGGAAGAGCGCAGAGGAGAATATCGGATTGGTACAACAGGAAGAGGCATTGGTCCTACTTATGCTGATAAATCAGAACGTACAGGAATTCGAGTTTTAGACTTAATTAATCCAGACCAACTGCGACGACAATTGGAATGGACAATCAATTATAAAAATGTCATTTTAGAAAGACTGTATAATATACCACCTTTAAATCCAGATGAAGTAATTATTGAATATCTTCAATATGCCGAACGGCTTCGTCCTTTTATTATAGATAGTTCTCTCAAAATCTATGAAGCAGTGCAAAAACGCAAAAATATTTTGTTTGAAGGCGCAC from Stanieria cyanosphaera PCC 7437 encodes:
- the upp gene encoding uracil phosphoribosyltransferase yields the protein MTLQLRVYVPEHPLIKHWLAVARDAGTPSVLFKTAMTELGRWLSYEATRTWLPTMPTTLQTPLAQADGTLIDPEVPIGVVPILRAGLALLDGVQHILPIASTYHLGLVRNEETLEPSCYLNKLPQKFHPQTRILILEPMLATGGSIMMAMEILTQRGIDPTLVRIVSVVAAPPALKKLSEHYPSLNIYTAIIDEGLNNRGYIVPGLGDAGDRAFGT